The sequence AACCTAACTATTAAATGCCTCTTCTCAGAGAAGGAAAATACTCCTTATTTACTGGGACGGATGGATATTTTCTCTCATTTTAATATCACCTTTGATAATGAACAGAAGAAACTAATTCTTACACATATTCCTACTGATTAGCCCTACTGTGGAGAAAGATATTATTAGTTAGGGTCAATTATTAGTTAGGGTCAAACCGTGAATGTGGAATGCACAATAATTCGGTGAGGCAGAGGAAAAGGAAAAGACAGCGAATCAAAGCTTTTGTCTAACCCTGCGTTGCAGTTGACGGCGGGGGACTGTGCCGTGGTCAGAGTTTTGTGGTCTCTCAAAGTTTTATCTTGCTATCAAACTTTTGTGGTAATTCTCCCCGCCGCACCTGAACTTTATCGTTAGCATATAATACAAGCATTGAATAACACGACATAAGGAGGAATGATTTATATGCCTAAAATTAGAATTCATTATAACAATGAGTATGCCTATTCTCAGCCAGAATTATATGTTTGGGCAGATAAGATGAAACCCATAAAACAGAAGCCGGATGGAAATGATTCCTTTGGACCTTATTTTGATTTTGATCTTATTGGTTTCCATGATAATCTCCATTTTAAGTTCAAAGATGGAGAAGTGTATGAACCAAATAGCGACAATCGTCTCCTAAAAATCGATAGCCCCAATAATATCTGGACATTTGCTGGAAGTAATGGGGTATTCTATGAAGACCAGATAAAATTAGATATAACCACCCTCAAAATTCACCTGAGAACAGCTAATAAATATGTCAATAGTAAATTATATATTTGGTCCTTGGCTGGCAACAAAATAGGTGATATTGAAAAATCAGGCAATGATGATTTTGGTCCATATTGGGAAGTCCCATTAAAGACGGATAAAGAACGGACTTCTATATGTTTTAAATTTCACAAAGATGATTTATGGGAACCTGACAGGGCTAATAAGTTATGGTTATGTGTTTATGGGAATGAGGTTTGGACAAAAAGTGAAACTAATCTGGTCATTAGTAAAAAACCTGAGATGCTCAACATCAAGGTAAAATTTAAAACTAAAAAACTATCCCCAATAATGCATATCTGGCAGCAGGATGATTTTATTAAAGATATTCCATCCAGATCTAAAGATAAATTTGGGTTTATCTATACGGTGTCGCTATATACCGGTTTACCGTATAATTTTATGTTTTATGAGAATGGGAACTGGGAGATGGAAAGTTGTATAAAGACATTTACCCCAGAAAAAGATAACAGCTATATCTGGGCATTTGATGGCGTCACCCAGTTATTTAACCAAAAGCCATTAAAAAACAAGATACTTACGGTCTCTATGCAAAGAGAACCTAAGAGTCTATTGGATGATTCGACGAGGATGCATATCTGGGCTGGGAATGCGATTAAAGAGGATATTGCTCCTCGTTATGTATCGACTAACGGTCGGCTTGTTTATAAATTGAAGGTCTATTCAGGACTACCCTACAGAATGATGTTTCATAAAGGAGATAATTGGGAGAGAAGCAGTGAAAGAAGTGTTGTCTTAGAGAAAAGTAAAGCGGTCTGGGTTATTGAAAATAATCTTTCTATACTTAACTCACCGCCTCCTTATAACTTGTTCCAAAATCCTGACTTCTGGATAAAAAGACCCGGGGTATATAAAGAGAACGGGTTCTACCGATTTGTCCTACATGCCCCTCATGCTGGTCGGGTAAGAGTCATTGGTGAGTTTACAGACTGGGAGAAAAATGCCTATGATCTGAGACTTACCGAGGATAAACGCTACTGGTGGGTATCAATTCCGGCTAATAAGATAAGGCATGGGCAGAAATACAAATATTTACTCAATGATGATTGGTATTCTCAGGATCCAGCGGCAAGTTGGGTTGAGAATTCGTCATATTCAGCCTGTTCCCAGATTCTTGTTTCTGATAATTATAAATGGAATGATAGTCAGTGGCGAACACCTGGTTTTGAATATCTAATCATCTATCAATGTCATATCCGAAGATTTACTAATCGTAATGGGAATCAGCGGACATATTCTCAATTGATTGAAGAAATAAAGGAAAATGCCAAAAACAATTACCTGAAAGACCTGGGGATTACCGTCATTGAGTTATTACCTATCCAGGAGTTTCCTATGGATAAATCATGGGGATACAATCCATCTTTCTTCTATGCCCCGGAGTCGGCCTATGGTAAGCCTGATGAATTAAAAGAATTTGTTGATATTTGCCATCAGAATGGGATAGCTGTTATCCTGGATGTCGTCTTTAATCATGTTGGAGGGGATTGTGCCTTGTGGAATTTAGCTCAGGAGACCTATTTTGATGGTGATACTAAATGGGGGGCAATGATTAATTACGATAATGAAATAACCCAGCAATTTTTTACCCAAAATGTCTTATATTTAAGAGAAGAATACCACATCGATGGATTCAGATTTGATTGCACGGATGCAATTATCCATTCTACGGCTAAGAATGATTTGATAAAGAAACCAGGCAGTGATGGTGGCGGGAATTTCTTGCATAAGATAAGAAAAGCTGTCAAAGGTGTGGATAATAATATCATCTTGATTGCGGAACAATTACCTAATGATTTCAGCTTGACTAATTACGGTGGTCCAATGGATACCCAATGGTTTGACGACTTCCATGATATCCTGAAAAAGTCACTTTGTGGTGTTCATAATATGGATGACCTGGCACAGGCGTTTACCCTGGGTTATAAGCGTTGTAATGAGTGGAATGATGTGGTCAATTATTCTGAGAGTCATGATGAAGTAGGGAATACAGATGATAGAATCGCTCGCGTTGGGGCAGATTTTAAAGGATACAATATGTGCAAAATAGCGGCTACGGCTACATTAATGGCCAGAGGGATCCCCATGTTGTTTATGGGACAGGAAAGTGGTGAATCTAAGCAGTTTAAGGTAGATAACGATGATGTGCTTGACCTGGATGATTATGAAAAGGACATAAACAAAACTAAGATTCGAGAATGGACAAAGGCAATGATTGCCTTGCGTAAAAATAATCCTTTTATCCAAAATGGGGCAGATTTGACCATAAAATATACCTATAACCAGGATAAAATTATTGCCTTTACCAGAGGTGGAGATAAATATTTTGTCGTTATGAACTTTGGAGGTTGGCATGGCTATCGTTATCTGGGTGAGATGAATTTGCCTTATGGCGACTATAAAGAGATTTATAACTCTACCTGGCCATATTATGCCTTTGACTTTGAAGATGAACATACCAATGGTGGTTATAATGCTTGCTTAAATGCTAATCATAGTTTAAATATCCCTGATTATGGTGTAGTTATACTTGAAAAACGGTAACCATTCAGGATGTAATGAAGGGAAAAGGGGAAATAGGGGGGAATAGGAAATTTAGCCACCTGGGCGATTAGACTAATTCATCGCAGAGACGCAAAGGAAAAATAAATGGAAAATAGGAAATGAAAAATGGGAAATTTTAGTAATTCGCAAGACTCATTACCTTTTTCATCGCAGTGGTGTCGTCGTATCTTACCACTGCGAGGATCGCTGGATATTCGGCTGGATGGAAAAACATATTGCCATCCCCATTCCTTAGAGGCATTAGGATATTTCCGTTCTAAGGCAAAAGGCAGATAGACCTCTCCCAACCCCTTTTGAAGATCCTCTTCGTGCAATATCTTAACTCGGCGTAAATGTTCTAACAATGCTGGTTTTAATGTTTCAGGCAGCATCGTTGAACGGTCTTTCCTCCCTTTTCCCTCACGCACAATGACTTGATTTCGTTCAAAGTCAATATCTTTAACCCGCAAACGAATACATTCCATCAACCGTAGTCCACAGCCGTAAATAAGTTTTGCCATCAATCCATATAGCGGTTATTAACTGGAAGTTTACATAGGATAATACCCATAAATAAGGTATGAGAATAATCGTTCCGTTAGGAACATAATATTGGTAGAAATAGATAGACAAATCAATCAGTTCCGTAGGAACGATATATTGGTAGAAAATTTATGGAAAGCCATTTACCGATATATTGTCCCTCTGGGACATTATTTGTATGATATTTATTTCTACCGATATGTTGTCCCTCTGGGACATTATTTGTATTTCTAAGTAAAGTTTTGAATAATAACTGCCATAAGTCCCTGACATAGCTGACAGAACACGACTAACTTCTGCTTTTGTCAAAACTGTGGGTAACTTTTCAGGCTTCTTAGCTCGCTGGATATGCCCAAAATCTCCCAGTTCAATCTGAAGAATATGTTTATAAAGAAAGACGATAGCATTGAGCGCCTGATTTTGGGTGCTTGCCGAAACCTTCTGATTGGTTGCCAGGTAAGAAAGATACTGAGAGATTTCCTTTTCTCCCATATATTTTGGATGCTTTTTGTTATGGAAGAGAACAAATCGTTTTATCCATTCAATATAACTTTGCTCAGTACGAATAGAATAGTGCTTTTTACGCATCACTTCACTGGTCTGCTCAAGAAGATTCACCTCATTAGACCTCCTTTCAGCATTTTTCGGTTTCAATATTACATGCATTTTAACTATAAAACACTATTTATCAGCTAATTGCAAGAAAAAAATTTATAATGCAGTAAAATAAAAACCGCTAATAGGCAGTATAATATCAGGATGTTATTTTTCAGTATTTTCTAATTTTGATATTAAAATTTTTCTTGACAGAATATTCTATTTATGCTACTCTATAAATAGCCTAACTTATAATGCAGTAATATAAAACTGCCAATAGGCAGTATAATCTAAGGTTAGACATGCCAGACAGACAAGAAGGAGAAGGAGGAGAGTTATTCCTGTTGGAAGTTTCGGTGAGAATATTTGCTC is a genomic window of bacterium containing:
- a CDS encoding alpha-amylase family glycosyl hydrolase yields the protein MPKIRIHYNNEYAYSQPELYVWADKMKPIKQKPDGNDSFGPYFDFDLIGFHDNLHFKFKDGEVYEPNSDNRLLKIDSPNNIWTFAGSNGVFYEDQIKLDITTLKIHLRTANKYVNSKLYIWSLAGNKIGDIEKSGNDDFGPYWEVPLKTDKERTSICFKFHKDDLWEPDRANKLWLCVYGNEVWTKSETNLVISKKPEMLNIKVKFKTKKLSPIMHIWQQDDFIKDIPSRSKDKFGFIYTVSLYTGLPYNFMFYENGNWEMESCIKTFTPEKDNSYIWAFDGVTQLFNQKPLKNKILTVSMQREPKSLLDDSTRMHIWAGNAIKEDIAPRYVSTNGRLVYKLKVYSGLPYRMMFHKGDNWERSSERSVVLEKSKAVWVIENNLSILNSPPPYNLFQNPDFWIKRPGVYKENGFYRFVLHAPHAGRVRVIGEFTDWEKNAYDLRLTEDKRYWWVSIPANKIRHGQKYKYLLNDDWYSQDPAASWVENSSYSACSQILVSDNYKWNDSQWRTPGFEYLIIYQCHIRRFTNRNGNQRTYSQLIEEIKENAKNNYLKDLGITVIELLPIQEFPMDKSWGYNPSFFYAPESAYGKPDELKEFVDICHQNGIAVILDVVFNHVGGDCALWNLAQETYFDGDTKWGAMINYDNEITQQFFTQNVLYLREEYHIDGFRFDCTDAIIHSTAKNDLIKKPGSDGGGNFLHKIRKAVKGVDNNIILIAEQLPNDFSLTNYGGPMDTQWFDDFHDILKKSLCGVHNMDDLAQAFTLGYKRCNEWNDVVNYSESHDEVGNTDDRIARVGADFKGYNMCKIAATATLMARGIPMLFMGQESGESKQFKVDNDDVLDLDDYEKDINKTKIREWTKAMIALRKNNPFIQNGADLTIKYTYNQDKIIAFTRGGDKYFVVMNFGGWHGYRYLGEMNLPYGDYKEIYNSTWPYYAFDFEDEHTNGGYNACLNANHSLNIPDYGVVILEKR
- a CDS encoding phage integrase N-terminal SAM-like domain-containing protein, which translates into the protein MNLLEQTSEVMRKKHYSIRTEQSYIEWIKRFVLFHNKKHPKYMGEKEISQYLSYLATNQKVSASTQNQALNAIVFLYKHILQIELGDFGHIQRAKKPEKLPTVLTKAEVSRVLSAMSGTYGSYYSKLYLEIQIMSQRDNISVEINIIQIMSQRDNISVNGFP